The following are encoded in a window of Nitrososphaerales archaeon genomic DNA:
- a CDS encoding type II toxin-antitoxin system VapC family toxin, with protein sequence MEVPKKVVLDTTVMIRHLRGKEPRLMSELESRAEPATTIINVFELYHGAHKSREVRRNLSAVKGFLSTLEVLTMDDASAERSGEVLAKLEREGRAIDPRDLFIGCVAIENGYAIVTDNREHFERIPELLVLAPSEFG encoded by the coding sequence ATGGAAGTTCCCAAGAAAGTAGTGCTGGATACGACCGTCATGATACGGCATCTGAGGGGAAAAGAGCCTCGGTTGATGAGCGAGCTAGAGAGTAGAGCAGAGCCTGCCACCACAATCATCAACGTCTTCGAGCTATACCACGGCGCTCACAAATCGAGGGAAGTCAGGAGGAACCTTTCCGCGGTAAAAGGTTTCCTCTCCACGCTCGAAGTCCTCACGATGGACGATGCCTCTGCGGAAAGGTCGGGGGAGGTGCTAGCCAAGCTCGAGCGTGAGGGAAGGGCGATTGACCCGAGGGACCTCTTCATAGGATGCGTCGCGATCGAGAACGGCTACGCGATTGTGACTGACAACCGGGAACACTTCGAGAGGATCCCGGAGCTTCTGGTACTTGCCCCCTCGGAGTTCGGGTAG
- a CDS encoding NTP transferase domain-containing protein, producing MSKSTCKVIIPAAGLGSRLLSATKEQPKEMLPVFARGAAGELAMKPMVQLIFEQLHNFGLRDFCFVVGRGKRAIEDHFTPDDGFLGLLKSRGKKTQALQLSEFYRRIHSSSIAWLNQSAPLGFGHAVLTAAAVSGKADVMVHAGDTLIVSPRESHLRRMLKAKTQTGASAVLLLKEVEDPRQYGVAETERKDGALLVNSVVEKPKKPSGRQGLMPIYLFNHTVFGELRSVKPGEGGEIQLTDAIQRLIDRGHDVWAVRVERNEQWLDVGTPESYWEALRKTHESPSNVGR from the coding sequence TTGTCCAAGTCTACTTGCAAAGTCATAATCCCAGCCGCTGGTCTCGGAAGCAGACTACTCTCCGCCACCAAGGAGCAACCCAAAGAGATGCTGCCGGTGTTCGCGAGAGGCGCTGCAGGCGAATTGGCGATGAAGCCAATGGTCCAGCTCATCTTCGAGCAGCTGCACAATTTCGGGCTCAGGGATTTCTGCTTCGTGGTGGGGAGGGGCAAAAGGGCGATTGAGGACCACTTCACTCCCGATGACGGATTCCTAGGGCTCTTGAAATCGAGGGGAAAGAAGACACAGGCTCTCCAACTGTCCGAGTTCTATCGGAGGATTCACAGCTCCAGCATAGCGTGGTTGAACCAATCGGCCCCGCTCGGGTTCGGGCATGCCGTGCTCACTGCAGCCGCCGTATCTGGCAAGGCAGACGTGATGGTGCATGCCGGCGACACTTTGATAGTCTCCCCTCGAGAATCGCATCTCCGCAGGATGCTCAAGGCGAAAACGCAAACGGGAGCCAGCGCTGTGCTGCTCCTGAAGGAAGTCGAAGACCCGCGTCAGTACGGAGTGGCGGAAACCGAAAGGAAGGACGGCGCGCTCCTCGTGAACAGCGTTGTCGAGAAGCCCAAGAAGCCTTCTGGAAGGCAGGGCCTCATGCCGATTTACCTCTTCAACCACACTGTGTTCGGAGAGCTTCGATCTGTCAAGCCTGGAGAGGGCGGAGAAATCCAGCTCACCGACGCCATCCAGCGCCTCATCGACCGTGGCCACGATGTGTGGGCAGTGAGGGTCGAAAGGAACGAACAATGGCTTGACGTCGGAACGCCGGAGTCCTACTGGGAAGCTCTGAGGAAGACCCACGAGTCGCCTTCGAATGTCGGCAGGTAG